The Cryptococcus decagattii chromosome 14, complete sequence genome window below encodes:
- a CDS encoding glutamate decarboxylase: protein MALSQHVDADKLIEECKDHPIKRHFAHKAALYDIPYTSRYEVEDDVPRYSIPNKGVNARATYQLLHDELMLDGNPNMNLASFVHTWVPDECNRLIQENINKNLVDQDEYPAAQQIHERCISMISHLWHAPKEATAMGTATTGSSEAIMLGGLALKRRWQEKMKAAGKDIHNPGPNIIMGAEAQVALEKFARYFEVEARLVPIKPESSYVMDPKDAIKYVDENTIGVFVILGSTYTGAFESVQDMAQELDRYEAETGINVPIHVDAASGGFVAPFAYPHYMWDFQIPRVHSINASGHKYGMSSVGVGWIIWRSIEYLPKDLIFELHYLGATDYSFNLNFSRPAHPILAQMFTFLNLGFDGYKRIIDKDLTVARLISRALEHSGYFTCLSQIHHPKALNEVTSSAEHSNIVPAIANAANTVLHGKAPTVDDAEYYCEGLPVVSFMFTDEIKKKYPHVKQAWIQMQLRSIGWIVPNYPLAPNCENIEILRVVIRESLSGDLARKLIHDILQVTENLLNDAGPSYSMSTATRHHENIDHGKLDGIDAAHIKQHTTTYAKPC from the exons ATGGCCCTCTCCCAACACGTAGACGCTGACAAGCTCATTGAAGAGTGCAAAGACCACCCTATCAAAAGGCATTTTGCTCATAA GGCTGCCCTTTATGATATTCCATACACCTCCCGCTACgaagtggaggatgatgtCCCGAGATACAGCATACCCAACAAGGGTGTCAACGCTAGAGCTACCTACCAGCTCTTGCACGATGAACTAATGCTTG ACGGAAACCCCAACATGAATTTGGCTTC ATTTGTTCACACTTGGGTGCCTGATGAATGTAACCGTCTCATCCAGGAGAACATCAACAAGAATTTGGTTGACCAGGACGAATACCCTGCCGCTCAACAAATCCACGAGCGATGTATC TCAATGATCTCACATCTGTGGCACGCTCCGAAAGAAGCCACAGCCATGGGTACAGCTACCACCGGTTCCTCTGAAGCCATTATGCTTGGTGGTCTCGCTCTCAAGCGCCGATGGcaggaaaagatgaaggcTGCTGGGAAAGATATCCACAACCCGGGACCAAATATCATCATGGGTGCGGAAGCTCAAGTAGCTTTGGAGAAGTTTGCTAGATACTTTGAGGTTGAGGCAAGGCTTGTGCCTATTAAGCCTGAG TCGAGTTATGTGATGGACCCTAAGGACGCCATCAAGTACGTCGACGAGAACACTATTGGTGTCTTTGT TATTTTGGGATCAACTTATACAGGCGCGTTTGAATCCGTACAAGACATGGCCCAAGAGCTCGACAGGTACGAGGCTGAGACGGGTATCAATGTCCCTATCCACGTTGATGCCGCTTCCGGCGGTTTTGTTGC TCCGTTTGCATACCCTCATTACATGTGGGATTTCCAGATCCCTCGAGTCCATAG TATCAATGCCTCTGGCCACAAGTACGGTATGAGCTCTGTGGGTGTCGGATGGATCATTTGGAGGTCTATTGAGTACCTCCCCAAAGACTTGATCTTTGAGCTCCACTATCTCGGTGCT ACCGACTATTCATTCAACCTCAATTTTAGTAGACCGGCACACCCTATCCTTGCCCAGATGTTCACTT TCTTAAACCTCGGTTTCGATGGTTACAAGCGCATCATAGACAAGGATCTCACGGTAGCTCGTCTCATCTCCCGGGCCCTCGAACACTCTGGCTATTTCACCTGTCTCTCCCAGATCCACCACCCCAAGGCTCTTAACGAAGTCACTAGCAGCGCCGAACATTCCAACATTGTCCCTGCCATCGCGAACGCTGCAAATACCGTCTTGCATGGCAAGGCGCCCACCGTTGACGATGCCGAGTATTACTGCGAAGGTTTACCCGTTGTATCGTTCATGTTTACGGATGAAATTAAGAAGAAGTACCCTCACGTTAAGCAAGCGTGGATCCAGATGCAGCTGAGGTCTATCGGATGGATCGTCCCAAA TTATCCTCTCGCTCCCAACTGTGAGAACATCGAGATCCTCCGAGTCGTCATCCGCGAGTCCCTTTCTGGCGACTTGGCTAGGAAGCTCATTCACGATATTCTTCAGGT GACTGAGAATCTCCTCAATGATGCTGGACCTTCCTATTCCATGTCTACTGCTACTAGGCATCATGAGAATATTGACCATGGCAAGCTCGATGGCATTGATGCTGCCCACATCAAA CAACACACCACCACGTATGCTAAGCCTTGTTAG